The Nicotiana tomentosiformis chromosome 9, ASM39032v3, whole genome shotgun sequence genome contains the following window.
GTTCCCCTCTCTAAATAGCATGAGCTTTTAGAATGATCTTTCTAAAGTAAGGGGAACATATCCCTTCAATAGATGAGAGACCCTCAGCGGGCACACCCAAGATACTTCCTAGAATAACTTCATCCATCATAAAATCCACTCCATTAACCTTCAGGCAGATATTGTCGTCTTCCATAGTAAACAGATTTGCGTAGAAACTGCGAACCTCCTCTTCATAAACCTTGGGATTCTGAATGGTAAACATATGAGTCCACTTCTGAAACTTGCAGACTGCAAACAACTGTCTCATGCCTGACATTTCAAGAATGTCAGCGTTAAACGCTCTGCCCCATAACACCCTTTGATTCTTCAGGTTTTCTCTTCTCTTAACTTCAGACACTTCTACTTTCGGTTTCTTGGAGGAACCGGGTTCGTCTCTGTCACTTGCCTTACTCTTCTAAGACTTCTTCACACTTTTCTCCTTCTTTTCAGACTTATTTTTCTCACCAGACTCCTTTTCTTCAACACTTTTCTCTTTATCAATCTCCACCGCTTTCACAGGAGATCCTCTCTTAGGCTTTGCAAGCACATATTTTTTAGGGATTTACATACCAAGGAAGCAGATTACTCATTCACCTCTTCATCTTCAACATTCACAATGTTTGCCGGAGGCATATCCTTCTCATTCATTAACTTTTTTCCTTTCACCaaccttcttcttttctttttctccttgttTTTCTTCAAAGCACTCTCAAGAGCTTCTTTCTTCTACTACCTAGTAGTGGGTATTTTAAGAAGGGGATCTTTGGGAACTTTCCTACCACTTCTAGCAGGAATAAAACTTGTCACATTCACATCATCATAGTCCTTCTCACTGTTATCATTCTCTTCTTCACACAGAGGTCTCATCTCAGGAATTACAAAATCTAATGGCACTACATCAAAGTGAGGAGAAGGAGCAGGGTCAATACTATCTAGGGGCTCTTTTGTAGAGCATGaggtttcatcccaagtaggagcagaGTGCACTTCTTGGGCAGAGGGAGCAGGTCCCTCTATTGTCTCCCTTGTAGTACTAACTGGCATCGGGTTACCATGAGGCACCAGTTCCCCACTTCCAACTCCATTTCCTTCTCCTTCCCCCTGAGACCCATTGGCCACATCACCACACTCATACTTCCTAACCAACCCTCCATCGGTAGCAATAAGTAGCATATTCTCTATAGCTTCTCTCTCACTCACACCTAACAATGTAGAATCAGTAGATGCAAGAGAGGCATTACCTGACGGAGAGGTAATATTCAGATCAAACGTCAAAACAAGATGAGTGATAGGCATTTCTGATGCTTCACTACTACCATCAAGATCCTCTTGGGCTACAAAGACCTCCCTAACTTACTGACTTGAAACCTCTGGTCCCTTTTCTCCATCCATTATTTCATTTTTTGCCATTTGTTTCGGCAAAGCAGAGGGAGAGGTTGTAGCGACAAACCTTTTAGGAGTTTGATTTTTCCGGCTACAATGAGAACCAGAACTCGATGGGGTTGGAGAGGAAACAATAGATGGTTGTTGTTCTGGGTTAGGATTTTTAATGGGTGACAGGTGAGACTCAGGCTCATGCTGCAGTGCTTCGTGAGACAAAGACGCGGTAGGAGTGACGATGGTAGCACTTGGAGACTCTGAATTTTGGGAAGACATGGTGATTTTTGAGAGTAAAGACacgagagagagagggttttcTGAGAGAGGAAAGGAGTTTGATAGCTTTGATGTATACAGTTGTGAGAAAGATGACTTTTGGGGTTATTTAGAGAGGATGAGGGACCAGTTACAGACGGGTGCAACTGACTGGGTAGACGGGTCAGTTTGTAACGGGTGTGACGATTGGGCTTAAAAAGGATGATAGAAAAGGCGGACACATTTAATGATGTGGCATTTTTATAGCCGTTTAAAATGCATATGAGTGTAAAAGGAAATACTAACCTGAGTCAAAAGAACGAGGCTCCCTGACTGAATTTTGTAAATATGAGCGTCATCCTTCTAACAAAATCCAATATCATTAGCTGCTTGTTTGCTCTGTAGTTGCCATGCGTGTTTACCTATAATGGTATAGAATTGAGTGAGAAATTGCCAGAAAAAACCTTTTAGCAGTTTACCTTTTCATTTcttcatagccaatcattgagGGACTTGGTGCTTAGTTTAATTTATTAGTCCCAACTCCAGtcgattcttttcaaaattctcTCTACTCAATGTTTTGGTGAAGATATCAGCACCTGGTCCTCTGTTTTGCAAAACTTCATGCAGATGAGACCCTTTTAACATTGTCCCTGAGAAAGTGATGTCAtacatcaatgtgctttgtcctcTTATGCTGAATCgggttctttgccatgttgagagcactTGTGTTATCACACAGTCATGGCACACAATCagaaaatacaccaaaatattcTAGTTGTTGCTTGATCCATAGTAGTTGAGAATAACAAGAAGCAACTGCCACATATTCAACTTTTGCAGTAGAGAGAGCCATAAAGTTTTGTTTCTTTGTACCGCATGAAATCAAGCATGATCCCAAAAAATGTGCCATCCCAGATGTGATCTTTCTATCCACCAAATAGCCAGCATAATCAACATCAACATACCTAAATAAGTCAAAATTGTCTCCTGAGGAATATTAGAGAACCAGGTCCCAtgttcctttgagatacctcagaattctcttagcagcttttagatgagattcctttggacttGATTAGAATCTAGCACATAATACCACACTGAACACAATGTCAGGTTTGCTGGTTGTGAGATATAAGAGAGCCAATGATACCTCGATACATGATTTCATTCACAGGGGAACCGGGTTCGTTCATGTCCAGACGAGTGGCAGTGGCAATGGGAGTATCAATGGTCTTCAAGCTTTCCCTCTCAAACCTCTTTACAAGCTCTTTAATGTATTTCTGCTGACTTATCATCGTTCCCTTAGAGGTTTGCTAAACTTTCAGACCTAGGAAGAAGTTTAGTTCCCCTATCATGCTCATCTCAAACTCGCTTCCTATAAGCTTGGCAAATTCCTCACATAAAGAATCATTTGTTATACCAAAGATGATGTCGTCAACATAAACTTGCACAATCAGCAAGTTCCTCTCTCGTTTCTTCAAAAAGAGAGTGTTGTCAAATTTCCCTCTTAtaaagccattttctagaagGAATCTCGACAACCTTTCATAATATGCATGAGAAGCCTTCTTTAAGCCATAGAGTGCCTTGTTGAGCTTGAATACATGTTCAAGATGCTCATGACATTCAAAACCAGGGGGTTCTTTGACAAAGACTTCTTCCTTTAAATAGCCATTCATAAATGCAttcttgacatccatttggaacaatttgaatttcATATGAGATGCAAAAGCAATGAGAATTCTGATGGCTTCCATTCGTGCAACtagagcaaaagtctcatcaCACGGTTAATACCTTCTTCTTGATTATAAACTTGAACCACCAACATGGCCTTGTTTCTTGTTGTATTCCCAAACTCATCAAGCTTGTTTCTAAACACCCACATAGTTCTTGATaattggggattttgactgcttgtTAACGCCTTTTAGATTTTGTTTTAGCccaaaagcattgaattgtattcccaaaactaataaaactatacaaaattgcaggaatgctagaaattgggctcccgagatgaaatctgactaaaaaggagtaatctaaacacAAGGAAATGAAGGGCACAGAAACAtgcaatgtgcggtccgcagaattccatTCGCGGCCGTAACCAAAGAAGAAAAAGCCAGCCGACATTCgtgcaaattgcggaccgcacataaatTGTGTGCCCGCAAGAGATGGGCTTAAGACCAAGATTAGAGAGATGACAAAAAGACCAAGTCCCAAGCTTCATTGAATTGCAGATCGCACAAgatttgtgcggccacagaagattGTCTTGCGGCCGCAATCATaatattgcggaccgcagaagagtgCCTTGCGTCCGTAGTTCTAAATCTGTGGACCGCAAAAATGttgcctcgcggccgcagtttagaattgtgcgaccgcagaatcttAGCTCCTACCAGATTAAGAAGTCTGCGggccgcacatggaattgtgcagccgcagaacctcccaaggggcatttttgtctgatatttttagacttgtataaatagaagagtttcacgaaattaggtcaagttttgacatcagcaattACTGTATccgtttttctttgcctcttttggaagtttactatattttggtgtattttacaatagattttattattttaagcttacattatgagtttaattagtctttcttcttcttcttcttcttcttcttcttcttcttcttcttcttcttcttcttcttcttcttcttcaaacccaagcatgagtagctagatttttattagggttgtgacccaaccctagtgtgttaaccttatgggtaattaaattagtgcttgtttatgattgagtatttgttatttagcttagttcatgatTTATTTTGtggaattagtggttgcaaatattagttcatgcctatttgacttagtttctacttgaaaaagagaaaattagtctaggaaaacttgactaataaggaattgggtcaatcgagagattgattaacccaattaacaacctagagatagtaataacccgacttgaacttttatcaactattttgtgtgatacccatttggtcttgagaaagctaaattaagcaaaatcactctttgaccgagaggtattgagtgggtaattgagagttgatagctataacacaccccgatcaacaaaataagtattaagGTCTTTatctcattaggcaaacacctaggtaatggtcacagctctaggctttttatcaatttggaaaAACCCCAAAAACAGTTATCTCTAGTTTTCTTTCTTTAATttgcaatcaatagagtaaaaattagaaatagaaaatcaATCTTTTGTGGAAGTGAAATCTCGATAATTCAATCACGCGCATTAagatatatacccctaactcccatcttagcgccctgtggattcgaccccgactattagttgggttttattattgcaaaCGACCATTTTatacctcttttgaggtgtgcaatTGGACGTGATCAATTCCAATAATAGTTATATCATAAGGTCAAGGGACCAGGTGCCACACATTGTTCATGTCAAAATGatggagttcatcttgcatagcaGCAATCTAGTCAGTATCTGtcaatgcttccttgatatttttgggctcaatTTCAGACAGGAGGCTGAGAAGGCAAACATGATTCTTGTTTTTGATCTGGTTTGAATCCCTgaatcaagaggagtgatcacATTCTGAAGAGGATGTGAGCTTTTGTGCTTCTAGTTTGATACCTGAATCTCATTGTGAGAAGACCCAGGTTCCTCTGTGGGATCCATCGTTATCTTCCATGGAAGAGTGAGTGCCACCTCTCTGCTCAGCATCAGGGGTTCCTTGCACGACATCAACAACTCTATTTTATACTTCAGTTGCTGTAATAGAGGAACCAGGTCCCTCTGCATCAGCTGGAGGTTCTGCTGCATCTTCTTCATTagattcctttacccgagtcatcagATCAGCATATCCGTTTGCCATATCAATTACTTCTCCAGGAACCTTTGATTGCTCTCCATCTTGATCATTCCTATCATGTGAATCTTTCCCACTTAGGTGGTGTGATTCATAAAAGATTATATATACACGTTCTTCAACACAATGAGTCCTTTTGTTGTAGACCTTGTATGCTTTGCTTTATGAAGAATATCCAAGAAAGAtcccttcatcacttttggcatcaaatttttCCAGTGCTTCCTTACCATTATTGAGAATGAAACATTTGCAACCAAACATTCTCAAGTAAGTCAGCTTGGGTTTCCTCCCGTTCAACAATTAATACGGGGTCTTATTTAAGAGCGACCTGATCATGCAGGCACCTGTTTATCAAATAGCAGGCAATGTTCACCGCCTCAGACCAAAAGGTTTTTGGTACACCACTATCAATCAGCATTGTCCTTGTTATATCTTCAAGAGTCGTATTTTccctctccacaacaccattttgttggggtgttcTAGGAGCTGAAAATTATGACTTATACCATTTTTAGCACAAAATTTGTCAAATTTTGCATTGTCGAACTCTGTACCATGATCAAATCTTTTGCTTACAACATGATGACTCATTTTCACTTAAATCTGCTTCACAAAAGCAGCAAAGACTGGAAAAGTTTCATCTATGGTTCTGAGGAACAAGGTCCATATGAATCTGGAGTAGTCATCCACAATGACAAAAATGTATTTCTTTCCTCCTCTACTGGGCACTCTCATAGgtccacacagatccatatgAAGAAGATCTAGTGGCCTTGAGGTGCTTACTTTATTTTTTGGCTTGAAGGAGGATCTGACTTGCTTTCCTCTCACACATGTATCACACCTTGTGATCCTTGAATCTTGACTTTGGCAGCCCACGGACTAGGTCCTTCTTAACTAGCTTGTTCAACAAGGAGAAGCTTGCATGTCCCAATCTTCTGTGCCACagttcaacatcatcatcaacaatactCAAACAAGTAAGATCCCCACTGTTTAAGGATCTACAATTTCCTTTATTGCAAATTTGAGAGACACTCAACAAGCTTTATTTCAGGCCATTCACATAATACACATTCTCAATTGAGTGAGTGAGTGTCTTCCTaactattccaactcccagaatgtatccctttttgccattatcaaaggatacactcccaccttgcagggctttgagtgaaagaaAATCATCAGTACTTTCAGTCATATGTTTAGAGCAGCCGCTATCCATATACCATCTTTGGCTGCTTCCTTTCACTACTCCCTACACAAGGAGATCAgagattagacttaggaacccaaacaagtttgggtcccttgttgTGAGGAAAGGGTGAATTAAACTTCTTCATGTCCAAGCAGGCATCACACTTTTTTATTGTAGGAACCAGGTTCTTTAGCAGTACGTATTTTTTTCAAcaaaaactttgtttttctgTTGGGACTGAAATCTAGCTTTATTGAAGTCTTTAAAATGCCAGTGTTACCACAATGAGTGCAATGCCAGTTATCAGAGACAGTAACATACTTGCTGTGTGGATTGTAAGGAGCCTTTTCCTTTTGGAACCCAATTCACTGCATGTTCCCCCCGCTACTTTTATATATGGAAGTGATTatatcagaggaccaggtccactttagAGATATATCTAGGTCATTTTTAATCCTGCTTAGTTCTTCCTGAAGTTGTCTATTTCTTTCAAGTTCAGCATACAGACTCAACTTtaccattttgagcttattttcAAGTTTAAGGTATGCCTCATTTGCCACTTCTTTACCTTTTAAGGTGTTTCCATAATTATTTTCCCTCTTTAATTATTCTATTGTTTCCTTTAGATCCACCACTACTACTAAtaagtcatctctctcatgctctacCTTTTCAATTTTCTCAGTTAGATCATCCTTTTCATTCTTTAAATACTCAATGGTTTCCTTTAAATCAACAACTATGACTAGCAAATCATCTCTCTCATGTTCTACCTCTCCTAATTCCATAGTTAaaacatttttatcatttataaggtTATGATAAGCGTCAATCGGTACATTTGCTAAGGATACAAGCTTCTTTTGAGAGTAagacttcaaatttctttgaacgtctagaaagtttacctcataGTCATCATCGTCTTCATTCTCGTCAAATTTTTCCATCAGGGCAAAGATGGAGTCATATTCAGTTGCTTCGCTTTCAACAACCATCATAGAGATGTCGCCTTGTTCATCTTCTCCCTCAGATTCACTAGAGGAATCTCCCCATGTAGCAAGAActtgtttcacaacattgtcagTGCAATCTTTTCTCTTGAATTTCCTGTCAGGAACCGGGGTCCTCTTGGCTATTTTATCTGTGGTGTGCTTGTACTGGTCTTGCTTGTGGAGAGGACAATATTTGATGAAACGTCCTGGCTTTATGCATTTGTGAAAACAATCATAGCCCTTTGGCCTGCTAGAGCTGTCCTTTTTCGGAATACCTTCATTTCTGTGAACCATTTTCTAAAACCTCCTTGTTAGATAGGCCATGTCAGCATTGTCACCACTTGAGTCACTGTTGTCCGCCTTgagaaccaggttcttctcctttttgggttctcttctttcatggtccttctttttcttcattttgtagGTCTTCAGATTTCCAATGAGTTCGTCAATGATCAACTTTTGCAGATCTTTTGCCTCCATGATAGCATTGACTTTACTCTCCCAAGAATCAGGTAATACACTGAGTATTTTCCTGACTAGTTTGTTCCTTAGAATGATCTCTCCTAGTGAGTGGAACTCATTGATGATGGAAGTAAATTAAgtgtgcatgtcctgaatggactcatcaTCCTTCATCCTGTAGAGTTCATACTCAGTAGTAAGCATGTCAATCTTTGACTACTTGAATTGAGTTGTTCCTTCATGTACAGTATGCAGAGCCTCCCATATCTCCTTAGCAGATTGACAAGTTAAAATTTTGTTATACTCGTTTGGTCCAATACCACAAACAAGGATCTTCTTTGCTCGGAAGTTTTTCTCTATAGCTTTACGGTCATCATCATTGTAATCCTTCCTTATCTTTGGAACTATCACTACTGGCTTGCCAATAGTCTTCATAGGGACGAAGGGTCCATCGCAGATGACATCCTAAAGCtctgaatcttcagccatgataaaatcatgcatccttATCTTCTACCATCCGTAGTATtgtccattgaatcttggtgTTGTAAGTggattgaccttcttcaaagtttggtggagcagccatgtggatcctttctaggtgttagccttaTAGAAAGAACCTggtctgataccaattgatgtaaactaagagtccaccaaattgtatagagaacctggttctctatcagttcccaaAGAACATACACACACACAACAATATAAATGACACATCAATATTTTACGTGGAGAACTCCAAGCTCACAGGATTAAAActacgacctacactcgtaggatttcaacttcactaaccgagcaaATTTTAGATTATAACTTATTATAACctaaaaattaaacttttaatccctcacctacttgcaataactctattgcaagcctctttgtaataaatCTATTACAAAGCTCGTGACTTTGACTAACTATAGCCAAACACAAACACACAGTTTACGGTTTTACAGAAGATATCCTACAAGATGCTTTTAACTAAGctgagtaggaattacaagtaaataaCATTAACAAAGATTCAATAATACTAAGGACACATGATAAACTCAGTGATGGGATCTGGTCCTTTGTTCTGTTGCTACTTTGTTCTTCAAGCCTTGGAGTCAATGAAGGCGGTAACACACTTGAGAGAGACTTAATGATTTAAGGTTTGCAAGTGTGTGTTTTCCCTTATCTCATGTTGGTAATATATAAGTGAGATCATTGGGATGATGTAAGCAAGTATCCGGTACATAGCATGCTCCATAAAGTAACTGTTTTACTATTGTGTGTGCAGTGCAACAGTGCATCAACTTTAACAGTTGTAAGGAGTTCACTTGTACTGTGACCGGAGGAACTGATAGCCATCTGTTCCCTCTGCTTTTTCTTTGACCAGGGGAGGATGTAGCATATACTCGGCGGGTTCAATTGGACCCATAACTTTCAATGcagagtaaaaatttatatgtaaaaatttattaaaattacaaaaatagtagatacgaacctataactttaaaaatataatgggttcaatgctaaaagttttaaaagttgaacccataagatttaaatcctggatccgcctttGTGACTTTGACTGGTAATATTAGAACTTGTGCGAGACATGTGACTTATTTTTCTGAGCACTTTGAGGTTGTGTAACATGTTCCCTATCTGGTTCTCATATgaagtttgttaaatcatcaaaatacaaagGCACATAACTTATCAAACAACAAGTAATACTAAAAAAATCTCTAACATTAATAGAATACAAGACTAACACTAATACTCTCGACTACCTACTAGCCGTATACCTTGATTCTCGACCTCTACACTTTTCAATCAAGGGTCATGTCTTTGGTAAGCAGAATAATGTcatatcctgcctaatcacctctcacAATATTTCTTTGGCCTACATCTACCTTTTCTCAGCCCCTCCAACACCAACCTCTCACATCTCCTTACTGGGGAATCTGTGTTTCTCCTCATCACATGCCCAAACCATCTAAGCCTAGCTTcctgcatcttgtcctccaccGGAGACACTCTCACTTTGGGCTGAATATCTTCATTTCTAATCCTATCCATCCTGATATACCCTTACATCCATCTTAACATCCTCATCTCTACTACTTTCCTTTTCTAGATATGCGAGTTTTTGActagccaacactcagccccatacaacatagtttATCTAAGTACCACTCTGTAAAACTTGCCTTTAAGTttaggtggcacattcttatcacataaaacacCAGATGCTAGCCTCCACTTCACCCACCCCGGTCCAATACGATATGTAACATCCTCGTCTATCTCCCCATTTTCTtggataatagacccaaggtacttgaaactatcTCTCATAAGGATAACTTGTGTATCAAGCATCACATCTCCATCCGCTTCACTGGTCCTGTCACTAAAATTGCACTCCAAGTCTTTTgtcttagtcctactcaacttgaaccCTTTAGATTCTACGGTCTGTCTTCAAACCTCTAGTCTCGCATTTACACTGCCTCGCGTATTGTCGATAAGTACAATATTATTtgtaaataacatacaccatggtacctccccttgaatatggcgCGTCAGTGTGTCCATTGCCAAGAAAACTAAAAACAGGTTGAGAGTTGACCCCTGGTACAACCCCATCACAACTGAAAAATAGTCTGAGTCTCCCCCTCCTCTCCCCCCAATTGTCCTCACCCAATTCTTTGTGTGGTCCATTCCATGAATGTGAAAGAAAGACAAACTTTCTTTTAGCATAAAGTACCATGCTGCCAAATCTACAGGAAATGTATTTGGGTTGTTGGATGTTTTCATTGCTTTCACAAGGTAAAGCTTTGACATTTACATTATGATGATATCATCCATGATGCAAGCAAGGAGTATTGGACATCTATAAATAGATAGCTCCTGACTCAGTTGAAGATACACTatcaaaaagagagaaaaaagagtGAGGCATCACAAACAGGATACAAGAAAATAGTCGGTGAGGAAAATAGAGAGTGTGAGCGATATTATAGTGAGGTAGGAATATAAAAaaaggttatttcttttgagtattgtggtggtacttggagtattttacttgggcctacaaagtgtaaaattctttGCTATAGTAATATCAGTTGCTCCTCTCAAGCTGTGACTTTTTCCTTATTCAGAAGGATTTTCTACGTAAAAATCTCGGTGTCTTTGttgttctttttattcttgttgaTTATCGTATCTCAGTACTACGTTATTATTTCGTTGTTATTACTGTGGATATTATTTCTGTGGAGGTTAATTTTTTCAatagtcttagctccatcatacacgTCCTTAATCATCCTAGTGTAAGCAACAAGAACACCCCTAacttccaaacatctccatagaaCCTCTCTAAGGATTTTGTTGTATGCCTTCTCTGTTAAGCAAGTTGATACAAACTATTGAATATCTTCAGTATTTTCACCCACTCAACTCAAACTTTGTCACATGTATTTTTATTTAGAGATAATTTCAAAGACCCTTTTCTAGATTTCATTTCATAACAGTAAGGGATCGTTTGGAAGGAGAGATAAGGAATAATGATCTCAAAATTAGATGCCAGATTATTTTATCCCGCGTTTGATTGAATTTTCGAATTTACAATTAGCAATACCAAGATTAATCTATACCACAATTGTGGTGTTATTGTATCCCACATTGAGGTGGAATAATAGTCTCTAGATTGCTAAATCTCAAGATAAAACACTACAATGACAACGATACTCTTTTCCAAGGCTCTTCCCCCAAAGCATTTACAAAATCCAAGGTCAAATTTGGAGATAAAAGTTGATCCCAACTTATCAAGTATACACCAAACACATGTTTTATATCTAATATATCTCATTTTTAATCTAATGCACCAAACACCGGACAATAAAAATATATCCACTAAATAAGCTTGTCACTATTTAATCCTTGTATTATTATccgggggaggggggaggaggGAGGAGGGACGACAGAGTCATAATGACCTTATTGTTCTTAGCACGGCAAAGGGTTGACTTACAATATGTAAGTTCATAACTTCTGCATTTTTTAATATTCTGATTACCTATGAGAATGAGAAAGGGAAGTTCATCAATCTTATTAAAAACAATGATGCTACAACAATTGACAGAATCTGCTTTATAAAAATTCATTCGAGTCTTCTTTTGttagtttatttaatttattcagaATGAGTAACATATTCAAAGAGGAGAAATAAGGCAACAACCTCTTAGGACCAAATGCAATAACCTTATCTTTACGTTGTGGTATTAAGTTTGAGCTGGAAATGTGAATCTAATAGTTGCTATTAAAGTGCCTTTGATATAAACTGTGATTGACCAAGTGAGAGATGAGAAAAAGATTGCTATAAATTTTAATGGATAAGCTTTAACATCTATAAAATATCATGATTAATTAAGAGAATCTGAACCTTTTATTTTGAAGGAATCTACATGATGGAATCTCAGTCGGAGATGGATGAGTTTCTTGGACTCTTTACATGACTTGGGcaaatccttacccatttgagtTAGCTTTTGAGGTTGACTTAGGCCCAAAGTTCATTCTTATC
Protein-coding sequences here:
- the LOC138899221 gene encoding secreted RxLR effector protein 161-like; protein product: MISQQKYIKELVKRFERESLKTIDTPIATATRLDMNEPGSPVNEIMYRGDNFDLFRYVDVDYAGYLVDRKITSGMAHFLGSCLISCGTKKQNFMALSTAKVEYVAVASCYSQLLWIKQQLEYFGVFSDCVP